The window aCATTCCCCCTGCCGCCCCCCCTTGAAAAGTGTAAGCAATTGTTTTTTGTCCAAATACTCGTAACTCCATGTGTGTTGTCACATTCACTGCATGGCTATAACATACATGGAATCCCATGTAAAAGCATTCTGTTTTTATAAAATTATTGTTTTACTGCTTTGAATCAAACAAATAACAAGTAACAGCAAATGTCTACAAATCAATCTTGGTCTGGTACTAATATAACAAGCTAAATAAATGGTTGAACAAGAATTCAGTCCCGTCCTTACATCGATACCTTTTTGAATATCTTCTGGGCTACAAATGCAACTGCCGACATGGGATTTCTTTTAGCTCGGAGGCCATGCACATGCTTTCCACTGCCTGTTGCTCCACACAGCATTAGGCAGCAAGACCATGCAGCTCATAATTATTCCAGTGGAATACGTGTGCAGTTTCAACTTGTGTTCTGTTGCAGCACCCTGAGACAACTGCTGTGGTGCAGTTGCACCCTGTTATCCAGTCATTGACAGCCACCAGTTGTGTCTTAGCCTGCTGCGACTGCACAACGGTGTCTTTGCGATGCTTAAAATTGACCATATTACACATTTTCATTGACTTTTAGATCCCAACAGGAAGTCAATCCTGCAAAGAAGGAAATAGAAGTGGAGTTTCTTTGTAACAACATGgcctgcttcttttttttatttatggacctataaatacttaaataaatgtataatatgacAAAGGGAAGACATATCTAAATATAACAGTTCAATGCATGCAGGGTAATAGTTACTATATTTCAACTtacaaacaatgaaaataaaatggaaacaaaagagAACAGTGCATCTGTGTTACAACAGTACTGATGAAGCTGCTCCTGTTTCTACAGGGTGAACTTGAACATCCCTGTTGCTCAGTGACTTGAGCAGCATCCTCATTAATAACACGCATACTGGTTAAATACAgattatataatgtaataagtgcatccatcttttattttgacattgttCTTGAATCCCTCTTTAGGATGATCCTGCAAATATTCCCTAAAAGGCTAAATAGAATATGCAGGTGCAGAATGACGAgaactacattacccacaatgcccctCCGTGTTCAGCAGTGAAACGTCTGCAAGTCAGCCACAAGGAAGCGACGCATGACAAAAAAAGCGAGGTTCACAACAGCAGATTTAGTTTTAGTAACGGGAGTTTTAATAAAATGGGTTTCTTTTAGTCGAGCAAAAAGGCTTGGAGCATAAAAAATCAAAGAATAACTTCGTTAAACATGAGCTTCGCTGTGTTCTCGTATGAGGCTTTGGTCCATGCCGTCTCAGGAGCCATGGTAAGTCAGCTTCACTTCCACTATTCATTTCTGTGATTCAGTTGTTTAATGTCAGCAGCCGCGACCGAGGAGCCTTTACGCCTTACATCTTCCACTCAAGACTCCATTCAAAGTGTAACGTGTCTCACGTGATAGCAACACATGCCTCGTTACATTTATTAGGATTTGAATGTGTTAAACACGTTTTCACCAACCTTTACATATGTACATTACATCATATGCATTTTAGAGTGATTCGTGATTATCCAGGAAATATAGTATCTTGGATCTAAAGGCGTGTTTTGTGCCATGCATTTATTACATTGTTAGATTTCGCAATGGAGTTTGATATAATATGTATTCCATATTACAAAAAGCCACTACATCTCTTCCCTGAATACTGATTGTGGCCTATTTTAGGGAAGTGTCACCGCCATGACGGTATTCTTCCCTCTTGATACGGCCAGACTGAGGCTCCAAGGTAAGAAACACAAGTGGTGCATCAATTTGATGTCATTATTAATAACAAGTTGGTCTCTTGTTTGCCTTCAGTGGATGAACATAGGAAGGCCAAATCAACACCAGCCATTCTGGCAGAAATTATCAAAGAGGAAGGACTGTGAGTGGAATAAATGTTATTGGAACAGATTTGATGTAGTTGCTCGCCAGTAAATTCTTGATTTTAAGTCACCTGAATTATGTAATTACATGAACACAAGCACCTCATACATTTACAGCCTAATTGGGAAATGTTTGTGCATGgcgtttttttgtttgaaggGCTCTAAGGCATGTTCCTGTGTTTGCTGTCCCTCCTTTTAGATCAGCCCTGTACAGAGGCTGGTTCCCCGTCATCTGCAGCCTGTGCTGCTCCAACTTTGTTTACTTCTACTGCTTCCACAGCCTCAAGGCCAGCTGGCTGAAGGGAAAGCAGTCGGCACCAAGCACTGACTTAATCATAGGCATTGCTGCAGGTAAGAGGGTCACGTTTACCACAAAACCTTGTTTTAGTGACTGAGGACAAGAAAGTCCATCCAGTTCACGGCCATTTCCTCTCGACTTGTCTAAGTTCCAAATTATGGAAATGCAAGGCAGTCCTTCTTCTTCCAATCCACCTGGGCATGCAATCAATTTGCCTCCTTTTTTTGCTGACAAAATATAGTAAATTAGACCGCACCAACCACAGGGTATGTGTTGTCAGCACCTTTTAAATAACATCCATTCAAATATCTTGACAAAATTTCATTCAATCAAAGAAGCCTAGAAGACATTataaaacatctgaaaacatcctCTGCTTGGATATTCTAGCGACGCACAATATTTCACACTGATCTTTTACAAACGCATCCTTTCTCAGGTGTTTTCCCACAAGCCCGAAAAACTGCAGTTATTAAACCACTCTTAAAAAAGGCTAGTTTAGACCctgaaataataaacaatgataggccaatatcaaacctcccagttttaagtaaaataatggAAAAAGTGCTGAAACTGCTCCTGTTAAAGACGtttctgtttgctgctgcttttaattgaacaagattcaaggatatcaatcaatttctggaTCTCACTACTGCACTGCAACCTTTATTCTATGTCTTGccttttgactgtttttaaattgttcatgaatgttcttaattgtttttaaattttgttttcttttgcattgtgttttgatgcttttaatggttttctgtgaagcactttgaattgccttgttgttgaaatgtgctctacAAATACACTTACCTTGACTTTCCCCTGCGTTCTCGTCTCCAGGTGTTGTAAACGTCCTGCTCACCACTCCTTTGTGGGTGGTCAACACCAGACTGAAGCTTCAGGGTTCCAAATTTCGCAATGCAGATATAAGGCCCACCAACTACTCTGGCATTCTGGGTAAATGGTcatgtgatttttgttttttggattGTCCGTCAGGTTAATTTTTGTGAATGCATTGTCTCAGGAACGCCCGGAGGGAATTTCTTCAGATTTGGCCCTAACGTACACCCACGTGTACACTTCGAGTGACACCATTGGGTCCGATGAAACTTTCACCCATAGATCTACATTGGGAAACCAGCAGTAATATTTTTAGGGGATTAAATCAACTTCACAGTATAAACACTGAAAtagcccttttttaaaaatcgttAGGTCATAAACGATTTTAAATGTACTAATAGCTGATTCCAgagttattttccttctttcatGTGTGATTTTATCTGAGTCCAACTTTTTTTGCCTTGTGCAATCGGCACTGAGCAACTTTCGTAGGAATGAGTGCACAAACGTCCACTTCGAATCAAGGTTGAACCCATCAGAAtgtggtggtcaaaggtcactgtgacctcacaaacatgttttttttggcccTAACTCAAGAGCTCATAtgctaatttatttattgtaagtcgctttggataaaagcgtcagctaaatgacatgtaatgtaatgtaatgtaatttggaTGAAGCGATGGAATTTTGGACAGATTCATTGCAACATAGCTGGTTGGCAGAGATGTACAACCACGAGGTGGTAATTCTTTCAGTAATGGCTGATTTGCTCTTTGGCAGATGCATTTGCTCAG of the Cyclopterus lumpus isolate fCycLum1 chromosome 8, fCycLum1.pri, whole genome shotgun sequence genome contains:
- the slc25a17 gene encoding peroxisomal membrane protein PMP34 produces the protein MSFAVFSYEALVHAVSGAMGSVTAMTVFFPLDTARLRLQVDEHRKAKSTPAILAEIIKEEGLSALYRGWFPVICSLCCSNFVYFYCFHSLKASWLKGKQSAPSTDLIIGIAAGVVNVLLTTPLWVVNTRLKLQGSKFRNADIRPTNYSGILDAFAQIIRDEGVGALWNGTFPSLLLVLNPAIQFMIYEGLKRHLKRGVPRELSSVEVFIIGAVAKAVATIVTYPLQTVQSILRFGQFSESTNEPKLLSSIRAIKCLLVNRVRKYGMLGLFKGLEAKLLQTVLTAALMFLLYENIASCTFRAMGLSSKHYKRR